The following are from one region of the Prochlorococcus marinus str. SB genome:
- the psbN gene encoding photosystem II reaction center protein PsbN gives MQTLSSAPDPAVSIAVTILALLLALTGFGLWTAFGPKAAKLTDPWDDHDD, from the coding sequence ATGCAAACTTTATCATCTGCTCCAGATCCTGCAGTTTCCATAGCAGTAACAATTCTGGCATTACTTCTAGCTTTAACGGGTTTTGGTCTTTGGACTGCATTTGGACCTAAAGCTGCAAAACTTACTGATCCTTGGGATGACCATGACGATTAA
- the psbH gene encoding photosystem II reaction center phosphoprotein PsbH, with amino-acid sequence MGQKTALGSLLKAIGNSGQGKVVPGWGAVPIMTVIGLLLLVFLVILLQIYNQSLLLQGFSVDWNGN; translated from the coding sequence ATGGGTCAAAAAACAGCCTTAGGCAGTCTTCTAAAAGCAATTGGCAATTCAGGTCAAGGTAAAGTGGTACCTGGTTGGGGTGCAGTTCCTATAATGACTGTCATAGGGCTACTGCTACTTGTTTTTTTAGTTATTCTTCTACAAATTTATAACCAATCCTTACTACTACAAGGTTTTTCAGTAGATTGGAACGGAAACTAG
- the pth gene encoding aminoacyl-tRNA hydrolase codes for MKEIFLIGLGNPGKKYLNNRHNIGFLLLKHFSKKYNSNFLLKDKLKSSCSEFQINDSNFRLFLPNTFMNNSGDAVRAIIDWYKINLDQILIIVDDKDLPLGKIRFRRKGSSGGHNGLKSIIEQFQTQNFKRIRIGIGSPPLIKGKNNFNTISHVLGNISLEEKSILDKVYKKVIDSLEQIDSKKEEFIINELNSFDKDQL; via the coding sequence ATGAAAGAAATATTTTTAATTGGTCTTGGAAACCCAGGCAAAAAATATTTAAACAATAGACATAATATAGGTTTTTTACTGCTTAAACATTTTTCGAAAAAATATAACTCAAATTTTTTATTAAAGGATAAACTAAAAAGTTCCTGCTCAGAATTTCAAATCAATGATTCTAACTTCAGGTTATTTTTACCAAATACGTTTATGAATAATAGTGGTGATGCTGTCCGAGCAATAATTGATTGGTACAAAATAAATTTAGATCAGATTTTAATAATTGTCGATGATAAAGATCTTCCCCTTGGAAAAATAAGATTTAGAAGGAAAGGAAGCTCAGGTGGACATAACGGTCTGAAAAGCATCATCGAACAATTTCAGACACAAAACTTTAAAAGAATAAGAATTGGTATTGGGTCACCTCCTCTGATAAAAGGAAAAAATAATTTCAATACAATTTCACATGTATTAGGAAATATTTCTCTAGAAGAAAAATCGATATTGGATAAAGTATATAAGAAAGTAATAGATTCCCTTGAACAAATTGATAGTAAAAAAGAAGAATTTATAATTAATGAATTAAATTCTTTTGACAAAGACCAACTTTGA
- a CDS encoding DUF3146 family protein, giving the protein MRSKPETIANVSVKEYCFSKKQIQGVVEASQFKWTFTWSFNKGQLKVNPPLGRALIEDALLRFLLKKDYELETGHEYKFTISAKF; this is encoded by the coding sequence ATGCGTTCAAAACCTGAAACCATTGCCAATGTAAGTGTTAAGGAATATTGCTTCTCAAAAAAGCAAATTCAGGGGGTTGTGGAAGCTAGTCAATTTAAATGGACTTTTACATGGTCCTTTAATAAAGGTCAATTAAAAGTAAATCCACCTCTGGGAAGAGCATTAATTGAGGATGCCTTATTGAGATTCTTATTGAAAAAAGATTATGAACTAGAAACAGGACATGAATATAAGTTCACTATTTCAGCCAAGTTTTAA
- a CDS encoding DUF3084 domain-containing protein — protein sequence MAWILIVFLILLGGLIAPFGDILGTKIGKARFSILKLRPKKTATIITIITGGFISSISIGLLILVSEEFRQRLFVDIPFLQKTLDESKKALIPLQAEQKELEGKIIQKEKQLNQLKNSITEFRRGNIVIKRGQTLFVAEINSSSNVRLDFTKIYNEADKFVRKIVTPNNKEAKNILLWRPSDITKIQTTAAKSGNWILLIKSATNVLKGDNYVFVSPDLLENKFIVKKGDVITSSILGEGDLNLKSINLKIKSLLRETRDEIKSKGSQVSEIKTNGNFVKKIRDFLQENQNIKFKLEVVSLRDSKTVEPIVVEINILKILS from the coding sequence GTGGCTTGGATTTTAATTGTTTTTTTAATATTACTAGGGGGATTAATTGCACCATTTGGGGACATTCTTGGAACAAAGATTGGTAAAGCAAGATTTAGTATCTTAAAATTAAGACCGAAAAAAACAGCAACTATAATAACTATTATTACTGGAGGGTTTATTAGTTCAATATCAATAGGGTTATTGATTTTAGTAAGTGAAGAATTCAGACAAAGGCTTTTTGTTGATATTCCTTTTTTGCAAAAAACTTTAGATGAGAGTAAAAAGGCTTTAATCCCTTTACAGGCAGAACAAAAGGAACTTGAAGGTAAAATTATTCAAAAAGAAAAACAGTTAAATCAATTAAAAAATAGTATTACCGAATTTAGGAGAGGAAATATTGTTATCAAAAGAGGACAAACTTTATTTGTTGCTGAAATAAATTCTAGCTCAAATGTAAGATTAGATTTTACAAAAATCTACAATGAAGCTGATAAATTTGTAAGAAAAATTGTTACTCCAAATAATAAAGAAGCAAAAAATATTCTTTTATGGAGACCTAGTGATATTACAAAAATTCAGACAACAGCTGCTAAGAGTGGTAACTGGATTTTACTAATCAAATCAGCAACAAATGTTTTAAAAGGTGATAATTATGTTTTTGTATCTCCTGATCTATTAGAGAATAAATTTATAGTCAAAAAAGGGGATGTTATTACAAGTTCAATTTTGGGAGAAGGTGATTTAAACCTTAAATCCATCAATTTAAAAATTAAATCATTGCTTAGAGAAACAAGGGATGAAATTAAGTCGAAAGGATCACAAGTTAGTGAAATTAAAACTAATGGAAATTTTGTAAAAAAAATTAGAGACTTTCTTCAAGAAAATCAAAATATCAAATTTAAGTTAGAAGTAGTATCTCTAAGAGATAGTAAAACTGTAGAACCCATTGTTGTTGAAATCAATATTTTAAAGATTTTATCTTAA
- the ntcA gene encoding global nitrogen regulator NtcA: MIPASRGFNRFSSQHSGQSKINSVGERFPINRTLMEVIRGLDGASTEMVERSKTIFFPGDPAERVYLIRRGAVRLSRVYESGEEITVALLRENSLFGVLSLLTGHRSDRFYHAIAFTRVEMITAPANSVLRAIEEDASVGLLLLQGLSSRILQTETMIETLTHRDMSSRLVSFLMVLCRDFGVASEKGITIDLRLSHQAIAEAIGSTRVTITRLLGDLKDSGLLNIERKKITVFDPIALAKRFN; this comes from the coding sequence ATGATACCTGCTTCAAGAGGATTCAACCGCTTTAGTTCGCAACATTCCGGACAAAGTAAAATTAACTCTGTTGGAGAACGTTTTCCAATCAATAGAACTTTAATGGAAGTTATTAGAGGTCTAGATGGTGCAAGCACAGAAATGGTTGAGAGGTCTAAAACAATATTCTTTCCTGGAGACCCTGCTGAAAGGGTTTATCTTATAAGAAGAGGAGCAGTAAGACTTTCAAGAGTTTATGAGTCAGGTGAAGAAATAACTGTGGCTCTTTTAAGAGAAAATAGTCTCTTTGGTGTTTTATCTCTTCTAACAGGCCATAGATCCGATCGTTTTTACCATGCAATAGCATTTACAAGAGTTGAAATGATAACAGCACCTGCAAATTCTGTTTTAAGAGCTATAGAGGAAGATGCATCAGTAGGACTTTTACTTTTACAGGGGCTTTCAAGTAGGATCCTTCAAACTGAAACTATGATAGAAACTCTCACACATAGAGATATGTCTTCTCGTTTAGTAAGTTTTTTAATGGTCCTTTGTAGAGACTTTGGAGTTGCAAGTGAAAAAGGTATTACGATAGATTTAAGGCTTTCACATCAGGCAATTGCTGAAGCTATTGGTTCTACAAGAGTAACCATTACAAGATTATTGGGAGATTTAAAGGATTCAGGGCTTCTTAATATTGAAAGAAAAAAGATCACAGTGTTCGATCCAATTGCTCTTGCAAAAAGATTTAATTGA
- a CDS encoding cob(I)yrinic acid a,c-diamide adenosyltransferase produces the protein MVISSSNIYSKNNLDVVKTNTANKNNVKKFSQNGQIQIYQSSHRGSYTSIIRDSLRNAALGRKVLLIQFMKGGVKQGVDNAVKLCGNLTWVRSSHSFDQYNSEAIVNNKNLKKSIHESTIELWNFCKKELQSGENDQIILDEIFLAIDMKIIDKDDLISTLENRFISGDVILTGTEIPKNLLLMANQITELRS, from the coding sequence ATGGTAATTAGCTCATCCAATATTTATTCCAAAAATAATCTAGATGTTGTAAAAACAAATACTGCTAACAAAAATAACGTAAAAAAATTTTCACAAAACGGACAAATTCAAATCTATCAATCTTCTCATAGAGGAAGCTACACATCTATTATTAGAGACTCTCTGAGAAATGCTGCTCTTGGTAGGAAAGTGCTACTAATACAATTTATGAAAGGAGGAGTCAAACAAGGAGTTGATAATGCAGTAAAGCTATGCGGTAATTTAACCTGGGTAAGATCATCACATTCCTTTGATCAGTATAATTCTGAAGCAATTGTAAATAATAAAAATTTAAAAAAATCTATTCATGAATCTACTATTGAATTATGGAATTTTTGTAAAAAAGAACTACAGTCTGGAGAGAATGACCAAATAATACTTGATGAAATTTTTTTAGCTATTGACATGAAAATTATCGATAAAGATGATTTGATTTCAACACTTGAAAACCGATTTATATCGGGAGATGTAATCCTTACTGGTACAGAGATACCCAAAAATTTATTATTAATGGCTAACCAAATTACCGAACTTCGCTCATAA
- the dcd gene encoding dCTP deaminase encodes MLKNDLWINQKASEGMIQPFQSNLVRHLEPDNKQKPVLSYGCSSYGYDLRLSSKEFLIFRHIPGTVMNPKNFNPNNLEKTVLHHDNDGDFFILPAHSYGLGVALEKMKVPENITVICIGKSTYARLGIIVNTTPAEAGWEGHLTLEFSNSSGADCRIYAEEGICQLLFFEGDPCSTTYEDRRGKYQNQPEKVTLAKI; translated from the coding sequence ATGTTAAAAAATGATCTCTGGATAAATCAAAAAGCTTCGGAAGGTATGATACAACCCTTTCAATCAAATTTGGTGAGACATCTTGAGCCTGACAATAAACAAAAGCCAGTTTTGAGTTACGGATGTTCATCTTATGGCTATGATTTAAGACTTTCATCAAAAGAATTCCTAATTTTCAGACATATCCCTGGGACTGTAATGAACCCCAAAAATTTTAATCCCAATAATCTAGAGAAAACTGTTCTTCACCATGATAATGATGGAGACTTTTTTATTCTTCCTGCTCACTCCTATGGTTTAGGAGTTGCTCTAGAAAAGATGAAAGTGCCAGAAAATATAACTGTAATCTGTATAGGCAAAAGTACTTACGCACGGCTTGGGATTATTGTTAATACAACTCCCGCAGAGGCAGGGTGGGAAGGTCATCTGACTTTAGAGTTTAGTAATAGTTCAGGTGCAGATTGCAGAATATATGCTGAAGAGGGTATTTGCCAATTACTCTTTTTTGAAGGCGATCCATGCTCCACAACTTATGAAGATAGAAGAGGTAAATATCAAAACCAACCAGAAAAAGTAACTCTTGCAAAGATCTAA
- the thyX gene encoding FAD-dependent thymidylate synthase encodes MCNVELISLTPDAEKTMAYIARVSNPKNQENEDYSKLLSYCIKNEHWSVFEQSFMTLQIETNRGIAAQILRHRSFTFQEFSQRYADSSQLGNIPLPELRRQDFKNRQNSIPDLPDELKKRFNEKIGLHFQAASELYEDLLAEGVAKECARFVLPLATPTRIYMSGSCRSWIHYIHLRSAHGTQKEHKSIAENCKSIFKKSFPIVSKSLEW; translated from the coding sequence ATGTGTAATGTTGAACTAATTTCGCTAACTCCTGATGCAGAAAAAACAATGGCTTACATTGCAAGAGTCAGCAATCCAAAAAATCAGGAAAATGAAGACTATTCGAAATTATTGAGTTATTGCATAAAAAATGAACATTGGAGTGTTTTTGAACAGTCATTTATGACTTTACAAATAGAAACTAACAGAGGAATCGCTGCCCAAATTTTAAGACATAGATCCTTTACTTTCCAGGAATTTTCACAGAGATATGCAGATAGTTCTCAATTGGGTAATATTCCCTTACCAGAGTTAAGGCGTCAAGATTTTAAAAACAGACAAAATTCGATTCCTGATCTCCCTGATGAGTTAAAAAAAAGATTTAATGAAAAAATTGGATTACATTTTCAGGCTGCTTCAGAATTATATGAAGATTTACTTGCTGAAGGCGTAGCCAAAGAATGTGCGAGATTTGTTTTACCATTAGCAACTCCAACAAGAATCTATATGTCTGGATCATGCAGATCGTGGATCCATTACATTCATTTAAGATCAGCTCACGGTACTCAAAAAGAACACAAGTCTATCGCCGAAAATTGCAAGTCTATTTTTAAAAAAAGTTTTCCGATTGTATCAAAATCTTTAGAATGGTAA
- a CDS encoding thioredoxin domain-containing protein: MQSESREQILKTNLKTILILILSIVIISLILFRNILFKSTYLLKSFGELSVDPEIAFTNNKPTFLEFYAEWCEVCKEMAPQVSAFKDEYGKDINFVFLNVDNQKWGNYIQKFAVNGIPQVNLFDKNGNLISTFIGKQDEIKIRKSLNNIKKEGEPYEEIINGEFSTIKENTNNEVNPRSHG, translated from the coding sequence GTGCAATCTGAGAGTCGAGAGCAAATTTTAAAGACAAATTTAAAAACAATACTTATTTTGATTTTATCAATTGTTATCATTTCACTGATTTTGTTTAGAAATATCTTGTTTAAATCAACTTACCTTCTAAAGAGTTTTGGGGAATTATCTGTTGACCCTGAAATAGCTTTTACAAACAATAAGCCTACATTTCTAGAATTTTATGCTGAGTGGTGTGAAGTTTGCAAAGAAATGGCTCCACAAGTTTCTGCTTTTAAAGATGAATACGGAAAAGATATTAATTTTGTTTTTTTAAATGTTGATAATCAAAAATGGGGTAATTACATCCAGAAGTTTGCTGTAAACGGAATTCCTCAAGTTAATCTTTTTGATAAAAATGGTAATCTAATATCTACTTTTATTGGTAAGCAAGATGAAATAAAAATAAGAAAATCTCTAAATAATATAAAAAAAGAAGGGGAACCCTATGAGGAAATTATTAATGGTGAATTTTCAACAATTAAAGAAAATACAAATAATGAGGTTAATCCTCGTAGTCATGGATAA